In the Scylla paramamosain isolate STU-SP2022 chromosome 14, ASM3559412v1, whole genome shotgun sequence genome, one interval contains:
- the LOC135107060 gene encoding thiopurine S-methyltransferase-like isoform X1: MLRACGHQITSSSSCYPPIKTSLQSPLIKSTNNTHTHGSPPQAGAERPDKREQDPEPRRYVVRFWIHVHCSALDDNNEKKEIMSKEDRMDTWQERWSQGKTGWQLPDLNFALENHASKLLPKPERRILVPLCGKSVDVEWLYREGHTVVGIEGIEQAIVEFFSEHNLPYSTEQLTWAKVFKTEDDRLKMYCCDIFKMDIENLGKFDSIWDRGSLVAIYEEDRERYAKVIKALLAPDFHYMINATQYTPHEGFSGPPRNIPTALVEKLFGDVCELQVLEERTRSKEAVAHWGLDDFVEAVLLLTPQS; the protein is encoded by the exons CTGTTACCCACCCATCAAAACTTCGCTGCAGTCACCTTTGATCAAgtcaacaaacaacacacacacacacgggtcgcCACCTCAAGCTGGGGCTGAGAGGCCAGACAAGAGGGAACAGGATCCGGAGCCCCGACGTTACGTAGTGAG attctGGATTCACGTTCATTGCAGTGCCCTTGATgacaacaatgaaaagaaag AAATCATGAGCAAAGAAGACCGCATGGACACCTGGCAAGAAAGATGGAGTCAAGGAAAAACAGGATGGCAGCTACCAGATCTCAACTTTGCCCTTGAAAATCATGCATCCAAGTTGCTGCCCAAACCTGAGCGTCGGATCTTAGTGCCGCTCTGTGGGAAGTCAGTGGATGTTGAGTG gttgtACAGAGAAGGACACACAGTAGTGGGCATTGAAGGAATAGAGCAGGCAATAGTTGAGTTTTTCTCGGAACACAACTTGCCCTACAGCACTGAGCAGTTAACATGGGCAAAAGTGTTCAAG ACAGAAGATGATCGACTTAAAATGTACTGCTGTGACATTTTCAAGATGGATATAGAAAACTTAGGAAAATTTGATTCCATCTGGGATAGAGGCTCACTTGTTGCCATATatgaggaagacagagaaag ATATGCCAAAGTGATTAAGGCTCTACTGGCTCCAGATTTTCATTACATGATCAACGCTACTCAGTACACTCCTCATGAAGGTTTTAGTGGGCCACCAAGGAACATTCCAACAGCATTAGTGGAAAAATTATTTG GTGATGTGTGTGAGTTGCAAGTGTTGGAGGAAAGGACAAGATCCAAAGAAGCAGTTGCACACTGGGGTCTTGATGACTTTGTGGAGGCAGTGCTGCTGCTCACTCCACAATCATGA
- the LOC135107060 gene encoding thiopurine S-methyltransferase-like isoform X2 translates to MLPSRIFVALRLVLGNSRGRNLKAGRAILRLDHSFVVEEIMSKEDRMDTWQERWSQGKTGWQLPDLNFALENHASKLLPKPERRILVPLCGKSVDVEWLYREGHTVVGIEGIEQAIVEFFSEHNLPYSTEQLTWAKVFKTEDDRLKMYCCDIFKMDIENLGKFDSIWDRGSLVAIYEEDRERYAKVIKALLAPDFHYMINATQYTPHEGFSGPPRNIPTALVEKLFGDVCELQVLEERTRSKEAVAHWGLDDFVEAVLLLTPQS, encoded by the exons ATGTTACCGAGCCGAATATTTGTTGCATTGCGACTCGTGTTGGGGAATTCGAGAGGCAGGAACTTGAAGGCGGGACGTGCGATACTCCGCCTGGACCATTCATTTGTGGTGGAAG AAATCATGAGCAAAGAAGACCGCATGGACACCTGGCAAGAAAGATGGAGTCAAGGAAAAACAGGATGGCAGCTACCAGATCTCAACTTTGCCCTTGAAAATCATGCATCCAAGTTGCTGCCCAAACCTGAGCGTCGGATCTTAGTGCCGCTCTGTGGGAAGTCAGTGGATGTTGAGTG gttgtACAGAGAAGGACACACAGTAGTGGGCATTGAAGGAATAGAGCAGGCAATAGTTGAGTTTTTCTCGGAACACAACTTGCCCTACAGCACTGAGCAGTTAACATGGGCAAAAGTGTTCAAG ACAGAAGATGATCGACTTAAAATGTACTGCTGTGACATTTTCAAGATGGATATAGAAAACTTAGGAAAATTTGATTCCATCTGGGATAGAGGCTCACTTGTTGCCATATatgaggaagacagagaaag ATATGCCAAAGTGATTAAGGCTCTACTGGCTCCAGATTTTCATTACATGATCAACGCTACTCAGTACACTCCTCATGAAGGTTTTAGTGGGCCACCAAGGAACATTCCAACAGCATTAGTGGAAAAATTATTTG GTGATGTGTGTGAGTTGCAAGTGTTGGAGGAAAGGACAAGATCCAAAGAAGCAGTTGCACACTGGGGTCTTGATGACTTTGTGGAGGCAGTGCTGCTGCTCACTCCACAATCATGA